The Cynocephalus volans isolate mCynVol1 chromosome 16, mCynVol1.pri, whole genome shotgun sequence DNA segment AACACATGCAATGTGCCTGTTGTCCCATGCATGTTACTCGAAAGCTGACTTggcttgtttggaggttctagcaggggagagCAGCTACTTGTATACTTTTGACCGAAGAACGGTCCTCTCCTCTATCGGGGAAGGTCGTCCTCAGCTTCGGGAGGGACGCACATGgagcggtgagggaggaaggggacacccgcctagccagccagatcagccaaATCAACCCTGGTGctcaatggggtgacagatgtcgcagCCAGATCGCCCTCACATCCTTAATGTTGATTTCGATCTTAATATAATGTTGATTTTGATCTTAATAGCCCCACCATAAAGTACTTTTCCTGGAAAAATACTGATATGTTGGACTTCTTAAAGCTTgaacataatgaaaaatataattatctgtttcatttttttgcccTTATCTGCTGTTTTTGTTACAACTAAAAGcatatttaaatagaaaactaTCTTTAGTGGCTTATATAGTAGTAACGTATAGGTAAAATGTATAGCATGTTAACTTGTCGGCCTCATTTTAAGCCTCTTCAAAGAGTTTCATATATAAGTTTTGCCATTTGTTGTGGGATTGAGGACAAAAGTCCTCATTTCAAAATAGACTCGAGAAGTTTCATGTAGTTGTGGGAATTTAGCCCGTTGCGATTCCCTTTAATAATAGCAGTAATACCGTTTCCTTTGTTCATTCAATGCCGGAACACACGTGTAGATAACCTGCTCagtataatacttttaaaaaaatctttttagacATTTCGTCATCATCTGCTttcattccttccctctttttgCTCCTCTCTTATAgccttctgtctcttttttatcACTTCCCACGGTTAGTTCCTAGTTCCAGAACGTTTATTTCACCTCTGAGTTAGAAGCACTTGGCTCCTGGCAGACACCACGTGCTGACATGTTCTTGCTTTTGAGACAAAGGAGTACTGTTCAGCTGGGGAATGAAAACCCCTAGGTTTCTTACATCACATCTTGTTAGCTATAGCCCCCACTTACGCGGACTGTCGAATGAGGGACTTAAGAGTGACAGGAGGAGTGAAGAGGAAGAAGGCGTGTCAGTAATGgccttttataaattataaacttgGGGAATTCAACACTGATATAATACTATTATCTAAAATATccaaaattaatacatttaaatttctttgttaTGCCAGTAACAGTCGAAGCACCTATATTTGTTGGTGcccctccaaaagaaaaaaaaagtaaaatgatcttATATTTTTGATAGTAAAATTATAGCTCAGTATGCTATGTAATccctgttttttggttttgggtttttgtttaggcagtagaataaacacaaaacacatagcttttgtttactttttatgtcCTTTCTGTCTGCATGTACCTCCACTGAATTTTTGGTAGAATTAATTTTTGGAGACCCAGGTTATTTGGATGTGGTGGAAGAACAAAGAGGTAAAGAACAAGAGAAGAGCTGAcatagagggaaagaaagaaaaaggaatagcaGAATGTCCAGTAATGGTAGCCAGACATGCAGAGTCAGCAGCTGCAGCCCGAAACTCTGCTGCGCTGGGCTGTAGCACTTGCTCCCCGCCCCGCTCCTGTGACAGGAGCTGTACCAGGTCTCAAGGTTGCCTGGAGGCTGCAGCTCATCCCAGGAACTCCGAGGAGACTGTGGAGGTAGCGGAAAAGAGACAGTACAActgcttggtttgtttctttctttttaagtaaaatgtcATTGTTCCAAAATGACACATATGGTATGACTTATCTTTGAATGGAACTGTGTTTTAGATGTAGATTTGTAGTCTTGGCtgtaattttttccaaataaaaaaattctgagcTATCAGTTCCTTTTCTACTACTTTGAATAGATAACTCAGTATTTTTGCAAATAACATCAATTAAGTTGTTTGCTAGTCAACATGGCAACCTAAGCTTAATCTGAACATTGCCTTCAAAATTGACTGAAAATGTGAGCATCGTTAATCTTACACAACTAGGAAACTGCTTTTAAGTATTTATAAGAATTATTCATGCAGTGAATATTCATTGCCTATTCTGTGTGAGacactgtgctgagcactggAGATAAAAATAGGGCCCAAACAGGCAGTCCTTTCCTTCATGGAGTTTACAACCTCGAGGGAGAGCCAGACAAACAGTCGCATGATAACTCACTCTAGGATGTGTGTTCCATGAGAGAAAGAATTTGTCCATCTTATTCATCATTGTGTCCCCAGTGTGGTTCCTGTATATACAAGGCACCCAGTAAAACGTGTCGTTCAGACCAGCTGTTGGCAAACTATGGAGCACAAGCCAAATCTATCCTATCGagctgtttttgaaaataaaattttgttgggACACAACCAcacttcatttatttacatatctgTAGTGActtttgcactacaacagcaAAATTGAGTGTTTGTGATAGAGACCATATGacccacaaagcctgaaatatttgttATCTGGCCCTCTTCAGAAATTGTTTGCCAACTCTGCTCTAAGTGaattaaaaggaaaggaagactGTTAGAATAAATGTATCAGAGGATCCTAACTCGGGCAAGAAAGCCTCCCAAGTTAAATGTCCATTGAGTTGAGATAGGAAAAAAGAACAGACATTGAGTCCAGGcaagagacagcctcttcaacagcTTTGTTCTTGGGGTGGAGTGCATATGGTGCTGTGAAGAACTGCCTAAAGCACCGAGCAAGAAAGAATGCTGTAAAATGAGGCCTCAAAAGGGAACCATACCTCATGCACTGCTGCAAGACTTTGTGTCTTTAAAACGTTTACGTAGGTATTCGTGCCCTTCTGAGGAGACCAACATtgttggtgaaggccttgttggagGGGAGGAAACCTGTTAGAGAGCCATTATAGTAATCCAGTCAAGAAGTGATTGAGCTTGGACTAGGGCATGTCTGAAGGGTGTTTTGTTTCTTAAGTGAGAGGGTTCTACAGATACCCAGGCATACTCCGTCCTGCCCTTATAGTGTCTCTGGTATTCGGGATGTGCTGTTCTTGTTCTTTGTAGAAGTGACAGCTTCCTGCCAGTACTGCCCAATTGGTGGGGTTCCTTGCTGTGCATCTAAGAGATCTGCATCTCAGGACATGGGAAGGActgaaaaattctaaatttcaaGAAAAGCATTGTCATTGTGATGGTTGTTTCCTCAGAAGACTGACATACTTGTTCAAAGCAGCCTGGGCCGCACAGATCTCTCTAGATACTCTGGATAAACCTtggtgtgatttttcttttaccccAATGATaatgtttttcttgaaatttggaattttaaaatttatgagaaaattcTGCTTATCACAGAATTATCTCATTAATTCCAAAGTTAGCCTTTGTTTGTCCTCAGCCCTTATTTGCTCTTATAAAGCCCTGAGGCAAAGGGCCATTCATGAAAGTACAGAAGTTCAGTATTTATTAGCATTACTGATTTGTCATTTTTCACCTagtttttcctctcctttttctttccattcttttcaggTTTAATTACTATGTTAAACTCATTACTTGCCTTACCCTTTTACTACCTCATAGAGAAGTTTATAAGTTACTTTTTCTCATGGTGTGTAGCTTAAAATGTAAAGAcctatatttgtttatttttattgtaagtaATAAAATTGCCCTTGCATTTTATCATCTCATGATGTTGAAAACTTAATATTTTGGCCCATTTGGGGCATACATATTTCTTatctatagttttatagttttatcataaatatttggagaaaattcCAAAACAAAATCATCAGGATAGGAGGGTGGTATTTGTTGGTGTTTTACAGTATTTATAGAAAACTAATtgagttttatggtttttcatttcCAGTGTAGTTTTCTTTGACTCTGTTCATTTTAAACGGAATAAACAAATTTGATTATAAGAATATCTTGTGTTACACATAAAGAGGTGTTCACCATCActgatcattagggaaatgcaaatcaaaaccacagtgagctaCCACTtcacaccagttaggatggctgttatttTTTAAGAACAAACACAGACACGCAGAAcacaagtattggcaaggatgtgtagAAATTGGAACCTTGGTGcatcactggtgggaatgtaaaatggtgcagctgctgcagAAGACAGTGTGAtgattcctcagaaaattaaacatagaattaccatgtaaTCCAGAAATCCTACTTCtcggtgtatacccaaaagaattgaaggcAGGGACTGGAACAAATAGTTGTACACCagtgttcatagcaacattattcacaataacccaaatgtccatcattgaatgaatggagaaacaaaatgtgctatatccatacagtgcaataaatgtttttcatccataaaaacaaataaagtattgatacatgctgcaacatggatgaaccttgaaaatgttatgctaagtgaaacaagccagtcacaaaaagatgaGTAATGTATGAGTTCACTTATTGAGGCACTTGGAATAATCAAATatgtagaaacagaaagtaaaatgatgtTTACTAGGGACTGAGGAAAGGAGGGCGAATTAGTATTTAATGggaacagagtttcagtttgggataatGGAAAAGTTGAGATAGATGGTAGTaatggttacacaacaatgtgaaggTACTTAATACTACTGAATTGGGCACTCAGAAGggttaaaatgataattttatgttattttatcacaataaaaaaatacttgctTTAATATTATAGTTGAGATTGACTGTGCCAAATATGTCgcttgattttgtgtgtgtgtgattattttgttaatgtgtaGTATATGTAAAGTGTAGAAATCATGAGTTTTAGAGCTGAGAACCTCAGGGGTCAGGGGTTGAACTAGTTCAACATCATCTTTTTAGAGTTGAGAAGTGACTGACTTCAGATTGTCCAGCTAATTGGTGGCTTCCGCCAGAACTCAGATTTTGGCCCCATACATTtatgcttttgtttgtctgagaaacatattGTTTGCCTGGTTTGTGGCAAGCATAATGGATGTAAAACCAAAGAGATGCTATCCACACATCTAACTGTATTCACAGCAGagatttaatataatattttgtcATGTTTGCTTTAGGACTCTCTATTTTAGATATGTTATAGGTATTACCCCTCCAATCTCATTTTGGTCCCCACCCCAAACCCAGAGGAAGCCACCGTCCTCAAATTTTTGGATGTGTCAGTTCCATCCAGAATGTGAAATGATGTCTCATTGTTTTAAAGTGCGTTTCTTGATTATTAAGGAGgttaattattgttttatatgttagtggctatttttccttctctctaaattgcctgtttctctccttttcccactttttGTTGAGTTGTTGGTCTTTTTTgcattgatttgtaggagttctctATTCTGATAATCATCCTGTATCTGCTACATCTTTTCCCTGACTTTGgcttgtttttttagtttccattatATGATATCTTTTGTCATATAGCTGTTTCTATTATTAgcatagtcaaatttatcaaccttttttttttttttaaagatggccggtaagggcatcttaacccttgacttggtgttatcagcaccacgctcacccagtgagctaaccggccatccctattcgggatctgaacctgtggccttggtgttatcagcaccacactctcctgagtgagccacgggccggcccccaaattTATCAACTTTTTATGGCTCATACATTTTATGTCTTCTGTAAGAAGATACAGTGTCCAAGGTCATAGGGATAGTTTCCTATATTTCCTTATTAAGCTGTAAAAGCTTTTGTTTCTCATAATTTGGTCTTTACtccatctagaatttatttttgtgtatgatgtgagatAAGGGATCTACTCACATTTTTTCCATGTAGCTAGCCAATGTCCAGCAGCATTTATTAGCTAGTCCTTCCTTTCTCTATCAGCTTGTAATGCTATTCTTTCAAACTGAATGTGAACCGATCAGATTGGGGCTGAGCAATCCCCAAACAGCATTTCACACAAATCCTCAAAGTAGACCTTTAACAAAGGTCTTTTACAGTGTGACCGTTCTGGAATGGAGACAATAATACTGTGTCTTCAAATGGTACCCCACATGTGGAAAGGAATGCATTGGTATGCCAGGTTTTTAATCTCCTGCTTTCTGCAGAGAGTGCTGTCCCAGTCAAGAAGCAAGGGGCGTGAGGGAAGCAAGATCGATGGGAGAATGAACCATGGTGAATAACAAGACATACTCTCTGTTAACTTGGTCTTATTTTCTGTGTTAAATGATGAATGGGTCATTTATCTCTTTAAGTTATTACATAAGCAGTTTTTAGAGTATATGCAAATCCAAATGGGAAAGTTGTTATAAATTAGGGTTGCAGAGCTAACCCCAATATTTGGCAACAAAAAGCCTAGTTTATGGTAATTTGGATACTGAAAGTTTGCTGGTGCCTGTTTTCATGTTTCCTTTGTAGTTTTCACCTGGAAGTACCTACCTACTTTGGAATCATCTAGAGCGTAATTCTAAATTCATTACATTACTTTTaaatcaaacaacaaaaatctttttttttttttttttttttttttgtggcacgTGGCCAGTGTGGGAATCCGAAccctaaaaatcttttttttttcaaggttgaTAATTAGCTTTAGTATATTCTTTCTAGTGATAGTGATAATTCTTTCCATacgttctttttctttcctttggccCCATCAAACTTTGAAAGAGAATATCTTTGGGAAATCCATATTTTAACTGTTCATGAATAAGatttttcttgttaaaataaatttgaagataaCATAATGATTGAAAGGttctaaaagagaagaaaatatttcattgcaATTTATCTGTGTATCATACTGTTTAAAGAAACTGCACCAAGGATTTCTAAAGTCGGTGAGTTTGTTTTATGTTAaggttaaatgattttttttaacattacttttgaatttatttttgagtaaTTCATACTTCATATAAAGTCTACGGGAAAATTTATTGGTATAAGTTTGATTGTAGTATTGGAAATACTCAAATAATTAGGATATCATAGGGGATAAACTGCAGATACAAGATAGTGGATTTTTCTAAAGGATCATAAGAGTAAAATGATGTAAATAATATAGAAAGATACCATTTAAAGTTATTCTGGGGATTTCTGCAGAAAAGACTATCACGTAAGCAAATAGAAGACAAGTATAAAAGGAATCCTTAGAGATCTAAGAAGATAACCGCTGGAgagctgagaattttttttgtcaaagcacaagaaacaatgaTAAACCAAATTACAGATAAGATCAGATaaagtaatataaattttattaaacatttctaACCCTTAGTATCCTTGATAACATAGGATAGCATTCTCTAATATGtcctctctctgtgtccttcCCTTGTACACCCCACCCTCCAAATTTGGTTCTGTTATATGACTCTGCAATGCATTTATAATTCTTTTCTACTGAAAGAGCTATACGTGCGCCCTCTGTATAATACTGTAACGCTTCATTAGATATATTGAAGACACTTACAAGTTGTGTTCAAAAGTCCATGTGAATTTAGTGTCTCACTAGCATTTCCCAAAGAGTCTGTGTATTTATAGGACTTGTGTAGTTGCATAAATTTCAGAGCTGTTACATTTAGCTTAAGCAGCTTTCTTTACTACAAATGCTTTCAAAGGTGCTCATGGGCTAATGTGCATTGTGATTCTTCTCAAGAGGGATGATAGTGTAGGGTAGTGGtaagaattaatataattttagaaacattaactctttttaaaaatgggaactATTAAGTTAAGAAGACAAATAACTTTTTCCAAGTCATTTTTGAGTGTTTGTCATTCAGAATTGAAAACTTGAAATAAAGGGCTTCCCCAAAGACTAGTTAACAGTTGATTCATTGACAAATGGGAGGAAAAtgtcattttgaattttatctttttcagatCTCAGTCACAGTGGATTGGCAGATCATTATGAAAATTCTCACTGGGGACAGCAGCCCACTTACAGAAGTGAAGCCAACTGCACCTGGGATAAAGGGATAATAGATAGGACTGACAAGGAGGCGTGGCCTTCCATCACAGGAACAGAGACTGAATCTGCCTCAGAATGTACTACAGACACTGACTCTGCCTCCAACTGTGGCTCAGAGAACAGTAGCATGGCTACAGGGAGTGCCCAGGGCAACTTCACTGGACATACCAAGAAGACAAATGGCAATAATGGCACCAACGGCACACTTGTCCAAAGCCCTTCTAATCAGAGTGCCCTTGGAGCAGGGGGAGCGAACGGTAATGGAAGTGCAGCCAGAGTGTGGGGTGTAGCCACAGGCTCCAACTCTGGCCTTGCTCACTGCTCTATCAGCAGTGGGGATGGAAAAATGGACAACATGATTGGAGATGGGAGAAGTCAGAACTGCTGGGGTGCTTCCAACTCCAATGCTGGCATTAATCTTAACCTTAATCCTAATGCCAACCCAGCTGCCTGGCCTGTACTTGGACATGAAGGAACTGTGGCGACAGGCAACCCTTCCAGTATTTGCAGTCCAGTCAGTGCCATAGGTCAAAACATGGGCAACCAGAATGGGAACCCAACAGGCACTTTAGGTGCTTGGGGAAACTTGCTGCCACAAGAGAGCACAGAACCACAAACGTCCACTTCTCAGAATGTGTCTTTCAGCGTACAACCTCAGAACCTTAACACTGATGGACCAAATAACACTAACCCCATGAACTCTTCACCAAACCCTATCAATGCAATGCAGACAAATGGACTGCCAAACTGGGGCATGGCTGTTGGTGTGGGGGCCATCATCCCACCCCACCTGCAAGGCCTTCCTGGTGCTAATGGATCATCAGTTTCTCAAGTCAGTGGGAGTGGTGGTGAAGGAATAAGCAATTCTGTGTGGGGACTGTCCCCAGGTAACCCTGCCACAGGAAATAGCAATTCTGGGTTCAATCAGGGGAATGGAGACACTGTGAACTCAGCATTAAGTGCTAAACAAAATGGATCCAGCAGTGCTgtgcaaaaggaaggaaatggaggAAATGCTTGGGATTCGGGTCCTCCTGCTGGTCCGGGAATACTCCCTTGGGGAAGGGGCAGTGGCAACAGTGGCATTGGTAATATCCAGTCGGGAGCTTGGAGCCACCCCGGCCGAAGCACCTCTAATGGCGTAAATGGGGAATGGGGAAAGCCCCCAAACCAGCATTCCAATAGTGACATCAGTGGGAAAGGATCAACAGGATGGGATAGTCCTAGTGTTACCAGCCAGAATCCTGCCACGCAGCCTGTCAGTGAACACATGAACTCTTGGGCCAAAGCTGCATCTTCTGGAGCTACAGCAAGTGAAGGAAGTAGCGATGGTTCTGGCAATCACAGTGAAGGAAGCACTGGGAGGGAAGGAACAGGAGAAGGCCGAAGGCGAGATAAAGGGATTATAGACCAAGGACACATTCAGTTGCCACGGAATGATCTTGACCCAAGAGTCCTGTCTAATACTGGTTGGGGACAGACTCCCGTAAAGCAAAACACTGCCTGGGAATTTGAAGAATCCCCTAggtctgaaagaaaaaatgacaatggGACAGAGGCCTGGGGTTGTGCAGCTACTCAGCCTTCACACTCAGGGGGGAAGAATGATGGGTCCATCATGAACAGTACAAATACCTCTTCAGTATCTGGGTGGGTGAGCTCGCCACCTGCCACTGTGCCAGCAAATGCAGGGTGGGGAGACAGCAACAGCAAAGCACCAAGTGGCCCAGGGGTTTGGGGGGACTCGATAAGCTCTACTGCTGTTAATAATGCTGCTGCTACCAAGAGTGGACATTCTTGGAGTGGGACCGTAAATCAGGAGGACAAGTCACCCACCTGGGGTGAGCCTCAGAAACCCAAGTCCCAAAACTGGGGAGATGGACAAAGATCAAATCCAGCCTGGAGTGCAGGAAGGGGAGATTGGGCAGATTCATCATCTGTCCTCGGACACTTgggggatggaaaaaaaaatggagctgGATGGGATGCGGACAGTAATAGATCAGGGTCTGGTTGGAATGATACCACAAGATCTGGGACCAGTGGCTGGGGCAATGGCACAAATGCAAAAGTTAATCCAGGTACAAACTGGGGGGAGTCTTTAAAACCTGGCCCCCAACAGAACTGGGCTAACAAACCCCAAGACAGCAATGTGAGTAACTGGGGAGGAGCTGCTTCTGTTAAACAGACAGGAACAGGGTGGATTGGGGGGCCAGTACCAGTCAAACAGAAGGACAGCAGTGAGGCAACTGGCTGGGAAGAGCCCTCTCCTCCATCCATTCGACGTAAAATGGAAATTGATGATGGTACCTCAGCTTGGGGGGACCCAAGCACCTACAACAATAAAACTGTAAACATGTGGGATAGAAACAACCCGGTCATCCAGAGCAGTCCCACGAccaataccaccaccaccaccaccaccaccacaagcaACACCACACACAGGGTGGAGACGCCGCCGCCACACCAGGCCAACACTCAGCTGAATCGATCGCCATTGCTCGGTCCAGGTATGAAAGGTACTTTATGTTCCTTTACAAGTAAAAAGATAGTTTATTCTCATTACATATGCATAAGTGCTCTGACTAGTGTTTTTATAGCAAATGACATTAAAATAAGTGCCCTTCCTCCCTGTAGTATTGTATCTAAATGCTATCCAGCAAAAGTAAAGCGGGATCCTCTAACAGCTTTCTGTACaagaaagaaatatgtattaAGCACTCTCAGTAGAACATCAGGCTGATgttttggtggtgatggtggcagctTGGAGTGGATAGTGGCGGGGGGTGGAGACAGCGATTCAAAAGGAGTGACAGTGTGACAGCAAGACTTGGTAGCTATTGGGATGTGGAGGCAAAGAAGAAAGGTGAGATGGAGATGGTCCAGAGCTTGGGTGAGTAGGCAGGTAACTGTGTCATTTACTGACATAGCTGTGAGCACAGCAGGAGGCATAAATTCAGACACGTCCAGAGGAGACGACAGAAGATGTTAGATATGGAAGACTGGATCTCAGCCAGAGATCTGGCTAAAGGTAGAGCTATGGGAGAGTGGCAGTGAGCAGAGGGGCAAGGTCAAGAGTAGAGATGTTTAACGTGATACTGTTTAGAGCACATTTAAGAGCTGATAGAAAGGAGCAAGTAGAGAGGAGAATGGATGCAAAGGGAGGAGATCCCTGCATCCAGCAGGAAAGGGGGCACTTCATCCATCTTGTAGAGAGCGGTGTACAGGCAGGCCAGGCTGTCAGGGTCAGGGGCACCTCCTgggattcttttttctctgggaGTATGGAGGCTGCCCGCACAGTGTGGAGGGGGAGTGGGAGCAGAGTTGTGAGCAGAGGGGAGGCCTGTCTTAGCCCTTAAAGACAATGGAACAGAGAGCTGACCGGGGACCCCTGAGGGGTTTTATGGGCATTAGCAGGACCCAGAAATCACAGTACAcagggaataaataaatattcattttttcagTGTGTATTTGTTGGGACCTATTGTGTGCTAGGCAGCACTCTAGTTTCTGGGGACACAGCAGAGAGCAAAACAGTCAAAATCCCTGTGTGGTGGGGCTTACCATCTTGTGAGGGAGACAGGCACCCATGAGCGCATCTGGGAATGCTGGGGAGAGAGCACAAGCCAGCAAGTCTGAGTGCCCTGGGTGGGGACAGGACCTGTCATCGTGCTCAGGCAGCCTCGGCATTTGGGAGCCTGTTTGGATTTTGTCATAAGCATTCAGCACCTGGGGTGAAAGGAGTGTTGTCTTTCTTTCTGCACTGATTCAAATACCACTGCCCTACAAAACCTCCCTGGGTTCACCAGCCGGATATGCTCCCCGCAGCCTCCTCCCAGATTCCTGGCAATTCACTCTCACCTCTCTGAGGTGGCCGCATCAGGGTTCCTTTATGGATCTCAAGACTGTTTCATCAGCCTCTCCCTACACTTCAGTATCACAAAACCAGGGGTCAGAAACCTGGTGGTTCATGGGCTGTACCTGGTTTCACCAACATGTCTTTTTGGCCCGCTTTTTTGCTATGAATCagcatattttaatgaaaatgttttatataaaatttcagatttctggcttccTTTGGAAACATGGACT contains these protein-coding regions:
- the LOC134365038 gene encoding trinucleotide repeat-containing gene 6C protein-like; protein product: MATGSAQGNFTGHTKKTNGNNGTNGTLVQSPSNQSALGAGGANGNGSAARVWGVATGSNSGLAHCSISSGDGKMDNMIGDGRSQNCWGASNSNAGINLNLNPNANPAAWPVLGHEGTVATGNPSSICSPVSAIGQNMGNQNGNPTGTLGAWGNLLPQESTEPQTSTSQNVSFSVQPQNLNTDGPNNTNPMNSSPNPINAMQTNGLPNWGMAVGVGAIIPPHLQGLPGANGSSVSQVSGSGGEGISNSVWGLSPGNPATGNSNSGFNQGNGDTVNSALSAKQNGSSSAVQKEGNGGNAWDSGPPAGPGILPWGRGSGNSGIGNIQSGAWSHPGRSTSNGVNGEWGKPPNQHSNSDISGKGSTGWDSPSVTSQNPATQPVSEHMNSWAKAASSGATASEGSSDGSGNHSEGSTGREGTGEGRRRDKGIIDQGHIQLPRNDLDPRVLSNTGWGQTPVKQNTAWEFEESPRSERKNDNGTEAWGCAATQPSHSGGKNDGSIMNSTNTSSVSGWVSSPPATVPANAGWGDSNSKAPSGPGVWGDSISSTAVNNAAATKSGHSWSGTVNQEDKSPTWGEPQKPKSQNWGDGQRSNPAWSAGRGDWADSSSVLGHLGDGKKNGAGWDADSNRSGSGWNDTTRSGTSGWGNGTNAKVNPGTNWGESLKPGPQQNWANKPQDSNVSNWGGAASVKQTGTGWIGGPVPVKQKDSSEATGWEEPSPPSIRRKMEIDDGTSAWGDPSTYNNKTVNMWDRNNPVIQSSPTTNTTTTTTTTTSNTTHRVETPPPHQANTQLNRSPLLGPVSSGWGEMPNVHTKAENSWGEASSSSNLVDNGTAAWGKPPNSGSGWGDHPAEPAVAFGRASAPAATPALCKPASKSMQEGWGSGGDEVNLGTSQWEDEEGDMWNNAASQESTSSCSSWGNAPKKGLQKGMKTSGKQDEAWIMSRLTKQLTDMGFPREPAEEALKSNNMNLDQAMSALLEKKVDMDKRGLGVTDYNGMVTKPLGCRPPISKESSMDRPTFLDKDGGLVEEPTTSPFLPSPSLKLPLSNSALPSQALGGIASGLGMQNLNSSRQIPSGNLGMFGNSGAAQARTMQQPPQPPVQPLNSSQPSLRAQVPQFLSPQVQAQLLQFAAKNIGLNPALLTSPINPQHMTMLNQLYQLQLAYQCLQIQQQMLQAQHNVSGPLRQQEQQVARTITSLQQQIQQHQCQLAQALLVKQPPPPPPPPHLSLHPSAGKSAMDSFPPHPQASGLPDLQTKEQQSSPNTFAPYPLAGLNPNMNVNSMDMTGGLSLKDPAQSQSRLPQWTHPSSMESLSSAASPLDQNPSKHGAIPGGLSIGPPGKSSMDDSYGRYDLIQNSESPASPPVAVPHSWSRAKSDSDKISNGSSINWPPEFHPGVPWKGLQNIDPENDPDVTPGSVPTGPTINTTIQDVNRYLLKSGGSSPPSSQNATLPSSSAWPLSASGYSSPFSSIASAPSVAGDGSDKISSMEP